The genomic interval ACTGCTCCATTTTTCCGTTGCGAACTTTTTTAAAGCGCAATCGAAAAAACACGATAAATAAACGAATTGCCAGGCTTGATCTTTCATACGATCAATGCGCGTTTTCCGGAAGGATGATCCGCTCCCGTTCAGGACCAGGAACCCGTACTCCTCCTTGAGTGACTCCTCAGATGAAACGAACCCCTCCAGCGTTTCCACAAACGATGGTTTCATCTGAAAATGACCGATTGAGAAATCGGCTGCCTTGCTACCTCCTTCAACATAAAGCCACTCCAACGTACCGGTTTCCAACAAATCGCTGAATTGCGAGTAGCGGATCAATTCCGGAAAAACTATGCCTTTCAAAAAACGCGGATCGTTACCGAACCGTTTTGAGACCATTTCAAAATACGTGCCGTTTGTTTTCATGAATTCCTGCGCCCGGGTATAATCTTTGCCAAAAACCGATGGGAAATCGGGACTTTTGCCACTGAACATACAGAGTATTAAGAGCCAGGTTTTCATGCCAACGAGAACGAATGTTGAAGGTATAACGGAATCGGGAATTGAAGGTTACAACACATTCGTGAAGGATTTAACAAGGAGAAAGAATGTTTTTTCGAAAGGCAATGTTACAAATGTTTATTTTGTAAAAAAGTAGTTATGGAAAAGAAAAGTGGTCAATGCTCAATTTCCGGGAAATTTTATCCTCTGGACCAACTTATTCCCGGCAAGGATATCCGTAATTCAATTTTTGAAATAATTAAATCGGATCATCCCAACTTCACAGATGAATCGCTGATCTCGCTAGATCTTCTCAATGAATACCGGAGAAAATACCTGGAAAAACTTGTGCGTGATGAAGTCGGAGAAATATCTCATTTGGAACGCGATGTATTGGAAAACATCAACAATGATGAAATCATCAGTAAAAATCTGGATGATGAAATAAAAGGAGATTTATCCATTTCACAAATCCTTGCCGATAAAATTGCAAGCTTTGGCGGGAGCTGGACATTTATCATTTTCTTTTTTTCGTTCCTCTTTGCATGGATGCTGATTAACATTTTTGTTTTCGTACAAAAACCATTTGACCCCTATCCATTTATTCTTCTGAATTTGATTTTATCCTGCTTAGCCGCAATTCAGGCGCCGATTATTATGATGAGTCAAAACCGAAAAGAAGAAAAAGACCGAATGCGTTCTATTCACGATTACAAAGTAAATCTGAAAGCGGAACTGGAAATAAGAATGCTACATGAAAAAGTAGATCATTTACTGGCAACGCAAAATCAGCGTTTATTAGAAATACAACAAATACAGGCCGACTTCATGGAAGATATCATGAAGCGTATGAATAAATAATTTACAGCGACCGAATAAAATTCAACACATCCTCTCGTTGGGAAAGCGTAAGCTGTTTAAATTTTGTGTTCGACAATTGTGCCTCTCCTCCATGCCACAATATGGCCTCTTCAATGGATCGTGCTCTTCCATCATGCAATAAGCGTGAATGACCATTAACTATTTCGATTAATCCGATTCCCCATAAGGGCTGCGTTCTCCATTCTGATCCTGAAGCTAAAAAATCGTTTCTTCCATCTGCAAGTCCCGGCCCCATATCATGCAGTAACAGATCGGAATATGGATGAATTTTTTGCAAGGATAAAACTGGTATATCAACAGAAATTCCTGTTGTAAAATTCATTCTGTGACAATCTTCGCATCCAATCTGTACAAATAAATTTTTACCTCTTAAAACAGATTGATCACTCCAGTTTCTTCGGGCAGGGACCGCGAGACTTCTGCAATACAAAACAACTTTATTCAAATCCAAATCATCAATCTCGGGTGTTCCCCCATTGGGAGCAGCTGCACAATCGATTTCTGCAGAAGTACAATTTTCATTGATAAATAATGAAGTGGTAATCCCCATATCTCCTAAAAATGCCCCTGCGGTTTGCTGAAATAAATCCGGTTGATTAGCCTTCCATCCAAATCTTCCTAATTCAGATTGCAGTGTTCTGTAATTCCATACATAATTTGCTTTCCCTGAAATTCCATTTCCATCCACATCTGTTTCATCTGCACGTTCAAGTATTTGTGATTCCGGAATAATTTCCAGAAGTCCTAATCCAATCATTTGTTGTGCTACGCGTGGCGAATAACGAATGGCAGGATCGGGATTTCCATATTTCCATTGTGAAAATTGGTAATCGGGTTGCAAAAGTTGATAGACTGTTCCATCCGGATAATTTCCATTTACCAATAGTTCATTAATGGAAATCGTTACTTCCGGATCTACTCCCAATATGGCCTGATCCTGTAATTGTCCGCCATAATTATTTTCAGGAACTGGTTCATTATGTAATCCAATACCTGAGATACTTGTCCGCACTAAAAATCCAGTTCCGAATTCACCAGGTGATGGTGGCCGTCCTCTTCCATCACGAAAGTGACAACCTGCACATGATCTGGAATTAAACAATGGTCCTAATCCATCCCTTGCTGTTGTAATTGAAGGTGCAGTAACCCAATTCTGATTGAAAAAAGAATTTCCCGTAAAGAAGTCAAGTCCCTGCTGTGTCGATAAACCGGGAATTTGGTGTCCGAATGCATTGGGTGTATCATCGTAAACGGTAAGTTCACCTCCTGATTTTTCTTCACCCTCTTCTGCATATAATAAATCGTCTTCCAATGAAGGATCTTTTCTGCATGAGGTCCAAACAAAAATTGAACAGGAAAATAATGCCAGAAGAAAATACTTCATTACAATACAATTGTATAACCCATAGATGAAGCAACATCAATAATTAAATCTGCCTGCGATTGAAGATGCAAAACAGCGTCTAATACAATTTGTCGTTCTGCAGGAATAATGATTGCTTGATCAAAAGGTACATAAATGGAATTGCATTTGTTATCTGCATCATTGAGCGATTGAATCAACTGTGCATTAAGTGAAGTTGAAAACAATTCTGCTAACTGACTGATGGAGGATCCGGAGACAATTGTTCCATCTACTCGCTGATAGGTTCCGGTATAGACATTATGAATACCTTTTGCATTTAAAATAATATCGCGATGAGTATTATCGCTAAAGCAAGAGTGTTCGTCCTCCTGATCCATATTATCATAAGCAACATACATTCGTTCTCCCGACAATTCTGCTCCGGATAAAACAGCCATTCCCACCATCATTTTACGAATAGCATCGTCGTTGGAATAGGACAAAAATTCCTGACGGTAATTTCCCTGCAAAGAAGGATCCCATTCATTTTTCAATTCATTTAAAAATGCAAGCAGCAAATCGGAAGCAATCGATAAGTACAACACTCTCCGGTCCTGATTAGAAGCTGTTCCTCCTACCGTCAGGTAATCGGTATAGGGACGTTGTCCGCAATTATTTGCTGAAGTATCCTGACCCCATAATAAAAACTCAATGGCATGATATCCCAATGCAACATTTTCTTCAGCTCCGCTTAAATTTAATTGTAGCAATAAAGAAGCAGTGATAGTTGGAAATGTAACCGGATCATTAATAATTCCTGCATTTAAATCGCCCGACACATAATCGATATACGCTTCATCCAATGGCCAGGAATTTAAAAAAGGTTCAGGACCATCTCCATCATCAATTGCTCCACCGTAAAAACGATACACTTCAGATTGACCATAAGGCTCCCGCGCATCACGCCAGGCTTGACGGGCATCGTCGAGATTTTGTTGCGAAGGAGCTGCTATAAAAGCATCAATTTTCTGATCGAGAATTACCGCCGTTAAATAACAATCTTCGTAATTGGCAAAAACAATGTTTGCATAACTTGTTACGATACTTTCTTTTAATGCAGCGTTAGGATCGGCAGAGTTTTCAGGTTCCGGGTCCTCCTTTTTACAAGAGGAAAAAACGGAAACAACTAGGATGGAAATAAATAAATAGTTTTTCATCATGTGGTTTTTGGTTATGCAAAAAACCACATGATGAAATAAATTTACAATACCCGAAAAAAGGTATTTTTTAACTAAACTTTTAGTTCTCGCCGGTATTCAATATCATCGGCGATGTAGATCCGTTGGTAACAATCACTTTTGCATTGGGAGATGTGCTTAAATTTTTAAGCATTTCAATTTGATTGTACTGGATCAACATAGGAGTTAAAGAAGAATTGATAATAGTTTGTGCCTGTTTAATTGCTTCGGCTTCTATGATCATTCGTTCTGCTTCTTTCTTTTGTTTTTGTATGACAAATTCCATTCGCAATGCTTCTTGCTCTGCCGTTGTTTTATCTTCAATTGCTTTAACCATTTGTGCAGGAAGTAAAATATCTTTTAATAAAACTGCATCAATAACAATTCCATATTTACCGATGTGTGCACTTAATTCCTGAGCAATAGCATTTTCAATTTTATTTCGTTCTGTAGCATACAATTCTTTTGCATAATATTTAGAACTTATTTCACGTGCAGTAGCGCGAAAATTACTCAACACAGCTACTTCTTCATAGTTTGTTCCAAATTGAACGTAAATCCTTTTGGCTGAATCGGGATTTACATGGTACAATAAACTGATCTCTGCATTTACACTTAATCCCTCTTTAGTAGGTAATGGAAGATTATTATAAACCTCAACCGTTCGTATGTTAATCTTAATTAAGCGGGATGTAAAAGGATTAAACCATACCACCCCACTTTCGATGGGTTTACCTTTGATGCGACCTAAGCGTTGTTTAAAGCCGATTTCACCGGGACGAACAATGGCACAGGAGGAAATAAGTATTATAGCTGATGCCAGCAAAATAACGAATTTGAATGATAGCGTTTTCATAATGAAAGGATTTTAATTCCCCCATTGCCAGCCTATCCAATTTAAACCGAAAAAACCAAAGGGGATTGATTTTAACTTTTCATTAATAAAAAACCCCGGATGAATTAACACCCGGGGCCTCTCTCTATTCACCAAACGCTTCAGAACTTTAAATACCGAATGATTTTAAAGGTTCCTCCACTTGCTTGTATGCTTACTAAATAAACACCGGCCGACCACTTGCTGCAGTCCACATTTGCACTTATTCCCGTCATAGAAAAATCATGTACGATTTCTCCGGTGGCAGAATAAACCTTCACCATTTTGGTGCCGGGTGTGTTTGAATTGATCGTAAACATTTCCGAAGAAGGATTCGGAAAAAGATCCACGATTAATTCTTCCTGTTCATCGATTCCTGTTGTTGTTGCGATATTGATGTCATCAATAAACAGATTGTTGGAATAGGCACTGCTTACATATTCAAATTTGAAACGAATATCCGGCTGTGCCAGAGATGCAGAAATGTTCACGGCTTCATAGGCCCAGTCAGTTGCGGAAACCGGGACATAGCTTGAACCTCCTGCACCCTGACTAGTAGCCAGCGCCAATCCTGTTATTGTTTTTCTCAATATCCAGGTTTGACCACAATCGGTTGATGAATATATTTTAAGTGTTTCAGTAATATCATCTGCATTCATTGCATTGGTAGAAGAAGCATATCTAAAATTCAGGGTTGATCCTTGCACAGCAGTTAGATTAAAAGATGGCGTAATTAACTCATCAATGTCTTTTGCACCATCATCAAATGGATTGGTAATGATGCTTGCGTTATTCAACATAATGCAATAATCGCCGGTATACCCTGCGCCATGATACAATTGAAAATAGGTTTCGTTATTATCGCGGTTACGCACTATCCATTTTTCTGCGAAGGGTAAATACCATTCGAAACTTTCCCAATAAGGTGTACCGTAATCGGCAAGGCCATTGGAAACATAAATAGAATTTGTAATGGTACGCGAATCTGTTCCTTCTGCATTGTTAACCGTTAAAGAAACAGTTTTCCATCCCGGAGTTCCGAAGGAAACAGTAGGATCCTGTACAGTAGAAGTTGCAGGATTTCCATCCTGGAATGTCCATTGCCATGAAGTAGAAGCTCCATTGACTGTGTTATCGTAAAAAACAATATTCTCATTCAGACATACTGTTGGTTTGGCAGGATAAAAATCGGCCTTAGGAGCACAACTTAATTCTGTTCCCGGTTCAACACCTGTAGCAATCAGATTTGCAGTTGTCCAAAGATTACTGCGGTCTGCCGTATTATCAATTAAAGCAGCGCGCATACGATCTACTTGTCCTTGCGTAAACATCACACTGCAATAGGAATAATCCATATAATTCTGCACGTTTTCATAGATGCCCGGAATACAAACGTTACCATTCAGATTGCAGGTTGTCCAGCCTTTTGTAATTGGTGTATCATCCACCAAATCATCACCACAAATCACTCCCGGATCATTATTATTTCCCCATGGATGTTGCAGGTTTAACCAGTGCCCCACCTCATGAGTCAGCGCCCGCGATGTTCCCACATTGGAAGTTCCAATGCTACCCACATAATTGTGAAGAATAATTACGCCATCAACAAAAGCCATAAAGCCACCGGAAACGGATGAAGGATAATAAGCATAACCTGCTACTCCGTTTTCCATTTGTGCCACTACCCAAACATTTAAATATTTGTTGCGTGGCCATGCATGAAGTTTTGATCCGTCATCTCCAACATAAGTCTCAGTTGAATAAATACGTTCTATTCCATTGGTGCAATTTCCCAGCGGATCGATGGTTGCCAAACGAAATTCAATTCCTGCATCTGCACAAAGTGTATCAAATCCATGAACAATTGCAGCGGTATCTGCATTCAGTTTGCGGTAATCGCGATTTAAAATATTTACGGCATCGATGACCTGTGCATCCGAAATGTTTTCTGCACCATTCTGGTGAATGATATGAAACACTACCGGAATGGTGTAGATCTGCTGATTAGCTCGGTTGATTTTTTGCTGATTGATGAGCTGATTAGTAATCAATTCATGATCTGCCTCCTGTTGCAGGATCTCAGGATGATTATGGATCAGTTCTCTGCGTTTTGCATCTGAACCGCAAGGGAGATGTTGTGCCATTGCAAAAAAAGCATTGAACGACACCACAAGGGTGATAAAAATCCGTTTCATAAAACTGAAATTAAATTGTAAGAGATAAAATACAGTTCCGGATTTTTCCGGAACTGCATAGCATTAATAATTTCTTGGTCAGAAATTCGCGCGAAGTGTCATAGTGAAATTGCGGCCAGGCGCAGAAATTCCACTTGCAAATACCCGATAATTCAGATCAGTGATATTTTCTATTCCTCCCTGAACTCGTAAATATTTGTTGATTTGATACGAAGCGCGAACATTAAGGGTACACCATGCGGGCATTCCGTCCGGTGCAGCCTGAGAGTAATTATCTTCTCCCACCAGGTTATAATCTTTAACCCTTTTCCATCCACTATACATGGTATAGAACTCTCCTCTGAATTTTTTCAAATTCAAAATAAAAGCTGTTCTTCCAAATACGGGAGGAATGTGGTCGAGCGGATAATCGGTAGTGTCTGTAATTACACGACCGTATGTATAATTTATAGCGCTGGTAATGCTGAAGTGTTCAGTAACGTCGGCTGCAAAATTAAAGCTGGTTCCATAAATGTAGCCTTTGTCTGAATTTTGTGCAGCAGTTACTAAACTTGGTGTTCCATTATACACAATTGAATCTGATCCGTTAAATGTAAATTTCTGAACGGTAATCAGATTGGTTAAATAGGTATAATATCCTGTAACACCTAAACGAACTTTTCCGTTGAACGATTTTTCAATGGTTAAATCGGCGTTATAAGTGTATTCTGGTTTTAAATCAGGATTAGGAACAATCAGCATACCCGGTGAACTGTCGAATACCTTTCCAACATCATCGATGTTCGGTGCGCGGAAACCGGTAGAACCTAATAGAGCGATTCTCCAATCTTGAGCAGGTTTCACAATTAAACCGAGGCTTCCTGTGAGTGCTGAATTTTTTTGCTGTACGTTGGTGTAAGGAAAATGCATGAGGGATGTATCTGAAAAGTTTGCATCCAAACTTACATTCGAGAAACGAAGTCCATCAGTTAGAATCAACTTATCGTTGATCTCCCAACTGTGGGTTACATAGATTGCAGAATACATCATTGAATTATCGCCATCGGGATAACGGGAAGCGGAGGGTGATTCAAGTTCAGTTACAATATTGCGCGAATATCCGTTCGATTTTACCGTATTGTAACTCACCTCGGCACCATATCTGATTTCATGTTTTTTTACCTCTTTCATCATATCAACATTGAGGCTGATCACGTTTACATTTTCTTCCTGAAATTTTTTGTTGTTGTTGTTAAAGCGTCGGCTAATGCGACTTTCAGCAATATCCTGGAAAGAAAGTGAAACATTGAGTTGATCATACACTTTTGTTTTTTTGGTGTACAAACCCTGGTAGGCAGTCAGCAACATGGTTTCGGGACCATAATACCATTCAGCAAACTTTAAAATTCCGCCACTGTATTCCTGAAGACGATCATAACGGTTTACATTTCCGGTATTGGTGTACTGAATGTTGAGTTGATGTAATTGATGCTCGTTTGGTTTAAATCCGATTTTACTAATGACGTTATATTGTTTATAACCGGATTGCACCTGAACATTCGGATCATTATTGACAAACATTGAATCTTTGTTATTGATTCGTTCTGCATAATTCATGCGCTTCCATAAATCTCCATTGCGTGGATCGCGAAGATTTCCTTGTCTCAAATCGCCAAAATCGGAATAGGTGCCCGTGAGCATAAATGCCCATTTATTATTGGCAACATTAAATGAAAAATTTCCTGTTTTTTCGGTATTCACGGTAGAGAAACGTGTAAATGCACTTCCGGTAACCAGACTTTTTTCATCGGTAGAAAACTGGAGTTTTCGTGTATGAAAATGCATTACTCCGCCAAGCGCATCGCTACCATATACCGTAGATGCAGGTCCGTAAACCACCTCAACACGATCCAGCATGTTATTGTCTAAACGAATTACATTCTGAAGATGTCCCGCGCGGTAAATGGCATTGTTCATTCGAATTCCATCTACCACAATCAACACTTTATTTGCTTCGAATCCGCGAAGGATTGGAGACCCGCCACCGAGTTGACTTTTCTGAAGAAACACATTTCCGGTTTGTGTAAGTGCATCACCTGAATTTTGAGCATTCATGAATTCAAGTTGACGCGCATTTAACACATCAATTTGTTGTGCAACATCTTCGCGTTTTTCAGTGAATTTAGAAGACGAAACAACTACTTCATCGAGGCGGACTTCAATCGTACTCATATAAACCACTCCTCCTGCAGGAATTACTTGCGCAGGATTAATGAGTTGAGGACGAAAATCTGGATGAAAAAGCACCAACGATTCCGGTGCCGGAGATGGAAGGTTTACCTGACCTTTTGCATTGGTCATTTCTTTATACGTCCCTTTTGGATCAGACACTTCTACACCACGCAAGGGTTGCAGCGATGTGATATCGATGATAGTAAGTGTTTGAGCGCTCATGGAAAAGGACGATACCATGAACACCAAAAGTGTAAACAGATTTTTCATTTTTAAATTTTGGATTTAATCAATAGAGAGACATCCCACCAAAGGCAGGCAACAAAATTCAGCGTTCTCAGATTAAATCTCGGGAGGGGAAAAAACTCCGTTTAAAAAACCAACACCTGTAGAAACGGGAATGTCGGCAAGACATGTTGGTTCATTGGAAGGATAAAAAAGAATGGTTTCGGTTTGTTCACTGTACCATTTCAGATCCAGTAGCTTTTTAAATTCAAATCGTTTTTCGAAATCCTGATCCAGTCGTTTGAGTAAATCTCTTTTCCAATCGGATTCGGCATGGTCTTTTACACAAGCATAGGCCTTGCCTTCAGTGCGGACCACATCATACATTTCGCCCTGAAAATAGACCTCATGATCATTTTCCCAATAAGAAGAGGGATCTTTCTGAATTTCCTCCATGGAAATATAAGTGAGTTCAGATGCTTTCAGATTGTGAAGAATTTTCTCCTTCATCTCGTGGCGAATGACCAGTCGTTTTGCCAATAGAAAATATGGCTCTCCGATAGACAGCCATAACACCACCCCGCATAAGAGAAGAGCGGGGATCAGCGACAAGGATCGATATTTGCGAATAACGAACACCAAAACCAAAAATACGTGTTTTTTCCTTATCCTGATCCCCACCCTTAGGTTGAGGCATTTTTTTCAGGGTAAACGGCTAAATGCTAACCTGATACTGAAGCACCAGCATGTTTTTCCTTTCTTTTAATGTATAGGTATTGGCGTTAAAAACAGGACGATTTTGTAAGCCTAAACTTAATTTTTGAGCATGACCTTTAATCAGCCAGTTGATTCCCCCGTCAAGAACAACAGAGGGATCATCTAATTTATTGAATTGACTGTATTGCATCGAAGCATAAGGCATTAATGTTCCTGACTTCTTCAGTAAATCCTGTTTCATCAGATAGCCTAACTGCACATAAATAGTTGTTCCTGTTCCCATCATTGGAAAAGCGGATCCTGTTCCATTAAAGGAAGCATTAGCATTGGTGCTCTGACCCGGATTCATTACTCCATTATTGCGAACATAATTAGGTCCGTAATCCATGGAAAAAAATCCGGCATAAGCAGAAATCGCATTTCCTTTTTCTTTATTCAATGGCATATCTAAAAATGCAGCAACCGACCAATGGAACATATCATGAAAGCTGGTATCCACTCCATCGCTTGTCCAGGTAGCCGCCTGCTGATAAATAGCACCTGCTTCGAGATTAAGCACTTTCTTTTTTCCAAGATAGGTTCCCGTCATATACGGTGTAGTATTCGGTTCTTTATCGAAAAAATTCCAAATGAATAATCCCTGGTATTGTTTATGGTGACCCATACTCGCAAATGTTGCATCTGCATTTATTGGCGGTATGCTTGCACCAGAAGTGGTGATGGGAAAAGGATCCGTTAATGCAATTCGATAATCCAACCGACCTAATTGTCCACGTGCATACAGCGATAATTTTCGTGAAAATTCATCCGTTTGATCTACGGT from Flavobacteriales bacterium carries:
- a CDS encoding prohibitin family protein translates to MKTLSFKFVILLASAIILISSCAIVRPGEIGFKQRLGRIKGKPIESGVVWFNPFTSRLIKINIRTVEVYNNLPLPTKEGLSVNAEISLLYHVNPDSAKRIYVQFGTNYEEVAVLSNFRATAREISSKYYAKELYATERNKIENAIAQELSAHIGKYGIVIDAVLLKDILLPAQMVKAIEDKTTAEQEALRMEFVIQKQKKEAERMIIEAEAIKQAQTIINSSLTPMLIQYNQIEMLKNLSTSPNAKVIVTNGSTSPMILNTGEN
- a CDS encoding T9SS type A sorting domain-containing protein — encoded protein: MKRIFITLVVSFNAFFAMAQHLPCGSDAKRRELIHNHPEILQQEADHELITNQLINQQKINRANQQIYTIPVVFHIIHQNGAENISDAQVIDAVNILNRDYRKLNADTAAIVHGFDTLCADAGIEFRLATIDPLGNCTNGIERIYSTETYVGDDGSKLHAWPRNKYLNVWVVAQMENGVAGYAYYPSSVSGGFMAFVDGVIILHNYVGSIGTSNVGTSRALTHEVGHWLNLQHPWGNNNDPGVICGDDLVDDTPITKGWTTCNLNGNVCIPGIYENVQNYMDYSYCSVMFTQGQVDRMRAALIDNTADRSNLWTTANLIATGVEPGTELSCAPKADFYPAKPTVCLNENIVFYDNTVNGASTSWQWTFQDGNPATSTVQDPTVSFGTPGWKTVSLTVNNAEGTDSRTITNSIYVSNGLADYGTPYWESFEWYLPFAEKWIVRNRDNNETYFQLYHGAGYTGDYCIMLNNASIITNPFDDGAKDIDELITPSFNLTAVQGSTLNFRYASSTNAMNADDITETLKIYSSTDCGQTWILRKTITGLALATSQGAGGSSYVPVSATDWAYEAVNISASLAQPDIRFKFEYVSSAYSNNLFIDDINIATTTGIDEQEELIVDLFPNPSSEMFTINSNTPGTKMVKVYSATGEIVHDFSMTGISANVDCSKWSAGVYLVSIQASGGTFKIIRYLKF
- a CDS encoding TonB-dependent receptor produces the protein MKNLFTLLVFMVSSFSMSAQTLTIIDITSLQPLRGVEVSDPKGTYKEMTNAKGQVNLPSPAPESLVLFHPDFRPQLINPAQVIPAGGVVYMSTIEVRLDEVVVSSSKFTEKREDVAQQIDVLNARQLEFMNAQNSGDALTQTGNVFLQKSQLGGGSPILRGFEANKVLIVVDGIRMNNAIYRAGHLQNVIRLDNNMLDRVEVVYGPASTVYGSDALGGVMHFHTRKLQFSTDEKSLVTGSAFTRFSTVNTEKTGNFSFNVANNKWAFMLTGTYSDFGDLRQGNLRDPRNGDLWKRMNYAERINNKDSMFVNNDPNVQVQSGYKQYNVISKIGFKPNEHQLHQLNIQYTNTGNVNRYDRLQEYSGGILKFAEWYYGPETMLLTAYQGLYTKKTKVYDQLNVSLSFQDIAESRISRRFNNNNKKFQEENVNVISLNVDMMKEVKKHEIRYGAEVSYNTVKSNGYSRNIVTELESPSASRYPDGDNSMMYSAIYVTHSWEINDKLILTDGLRFSNVSLDANFSDTSLMHFPYTNVQQKNSALTGSLGLIVKPAQDWRIALLGSTGFRAPNIDDVGKVFDSSPGMLIVPNPDLKPEYTYNADLTIEKSFNGKVRLGVTGYYTYLTNLITVQKFTFNGSDSIVYNGTPSLVTAAQNSDKGYIYGTSFNFAADVTEHFSITSAINYTYGRVITDTTDYPLDHIPPVFGRTAFILNLKKFRGEFYTMYSGWKRVKDYNLVGEDNYSQAAPDGMPAWCTLNVRASYQINKYLRVQGGIENITDLNYRVFASGISAPGRNFTMTLRANF
- a CDS encoding thiol oxidoreductase, producing the protein MKYFLLALFSCSIFVWTSCRKDPSLEDDLLYAEEGEEKSGGELTVYDDTPNAFGHQIPGLSTQQGLDFFTGNSFFNQNWVTAPSITTARDGLGPLFNSRSCAGCHFRDGRGRPPSPGEFGTGFLVRTSISGIGLHNEPVPENNYGGQLQDQAILGVDPEVTISINELLVNGNYPDGTVYQLLQPDYQFSQWKYGNPDPAIRYSPRVAQQMIGLGLLEIIPESQILERADETDVDGNGISGKANYVWNYRTLQSELGRFGWKANQPDLFQQTAGAFLGDMGITTSLFINENCTSAEIDCAAAPNGGTPEIDDLDLNKVVLYCRSLAVPARRNWSDQSVLRGKNLFVQIGCEDCHRMNFTTGISVDIPVLSLQKIHPYSDLLLHDMGPGLADGRNDFLASGSEWRTQPLWGIGLIEIVNGHSRLLHDGRARSIEEAILWHGGEAQLSNTKFKQLTLSQREDVLNFIRSL
- a CDS encoding DUF1003 domain-containing protein, which encodes MEKKSGQCSISGKFYPLDQLIPGKDIRNSIFEIIKSDHPNFTDESLISLDLLNEYRRKYLEKLVRDEVGEISHLERDVLENINNDEIISKNLDDEIKGDLSISQILADKIASFGGSWTFIIFFFSFLFAWMLINIFVFVQKPFDPYPFILLNLILSCLAAIQAPIIMMSQNRKEEKDRMRSIHDYKVNLKAELEIRMLHEKVDHLLATQNQRLLEIQQIQADFMEDIMKRMNK